One window from the genome of Perca flavescens isolate YP-PL-M2 chromosome 17, PFLA_1.0, whole genome shotgun sequence encodes:
- the LOC114571798 gene encoding gastrula zinc finger protein XlCGF17.1-like, translated as MLYLSAHRRVHLKVKPFPCPSCDKGFTTRRSVHVHQLTVHGGQRPFSCSVCRKSFSQLGGLRRPTAPHAHTGRGGLSVHRRIHTGEKAFRSRRPEEELQGGGQPRATGSHFRRASAAAASAATQARAPQQYAARRTGEATLGKPVTPRAKRGSALRPSPLRRHALGHGERESHACHECEKSFASAQILKTHLRLHAGRKAFACEVCGRRYSSLGYLKTHRRGHSEDSGFGCDRCQKRFATRASAKLHERTHSGEKPYICEVCGKSFGVAQNLARHARVHSGEKPFECGDCGKRFSQNNNLKAHQRVHTGQKPFGCAVCGRHFSSTRSVREHKCVPAK; from the exons CTACCTGTCTGCCCACCGGAGAGTCCACCTGAAGGTGAAACCCTTCCCGTGTCCCTCGTGTGACAAAGGCTTCACCACGCGCCGCAGCGTGCACGTCCACCAGCTGACGGTGCACGGCGGCCAGCGCCCGTTCAGCTGCAGCGTCTGCAGGAAGTCCTTCAGCCAGCTGGGCGGCCTCCGGCGCCCCACCGCGCCGCACGCGCACACGGGGCG CGGCGGCCTCTCGGTGCATCGGCGCATCCACACGGGAGAGAAGGCCTTCCGCTCACGGCGCCCTGAGGAAGAACTTCAAGGTGGCGGCCAACCTCGCGCCACGGGCTCGCACTTCCGCCGCGCTTCAGCTGCGGCGGCGTCCGCAGCCACGCAGGCGCGCGCACCTCAGCAGTACGCCGCCCGCCGCACGGGCGAGG CCACGCTGGGGAAACCCGTGACGCCGCGGGCGAAAAGGGGGAGCGCTCTTCGCCCATCGCCGCTGAGGCGCCACGCGCTGGGTCACGGCGAGCGGGAATCGCACGCCTGCCACGAGTGCGAGAAGAGCTTCGCCAGCGCCCAGATCCTGAAGACTCACCTGAGGCTGCACGCCGGGCGCAAGGCGTTCGCCTGCGAGGTGTGCGGGCGCCGCTACAGCTCGCTCGGCTACCTCAAGACGCATCGGCGCGGCCACTCGGAGGACAGCGGATTCGGCTGCGATCGGTGCCAGAAACGCTTCGCCACGCGGGCGAGCGCCAAGCTGCACGAGCGCACGCACAGCGGGGAGAAACCGTACATCTGCGAGGTCTGCGGGAAAAGCTTCGGCGTGGCGCAGAACCTCGCCAGGCACGCGCGGGTCCACAGCGGCGAGAAGCCGTTCGAGTGCGGCGACTGCGGGAAGCGATTCAGTCAGAACAACAACCTCAAGGCTCACCAGCGCGTTCACACGGGGCAGAAACCGTTCGGCTGCGCTGTGTGCGGGCGCCACTTCAGCTCCACGAGGAGCGTTCGAGAGCACAAGTGTGTCCCCGCCAAGTAG